Sequence from the Bacillus sp. es.036 genome:
GGTCGACTTTATGCTCCACGATCACGTTTCTCGAAAAAAAGCGCCCCAGTTCTTGAATTCCCCAATACCTTAAGCCAATTCCACTGCCATATAGAAGTAGCCCTAGCAATTCAGTAAACGGTGATTCATTAAAAACGAAAAGATTACGTTCACTAAAGATAATGGAACCTACAATGGCTAAACTAATCATACTTAGAATCCAAACAAAAGATCGCTTTTCAGAAGATGATGATTCCGTACTCTTTTTCCCTCGTTTCATCACAAACTCGCTAATCCATAAAACAGTTAATAAAACGAATAGTACATCGATTATGATCATCCCATCACCCTTTCAACATCCTTTTATCAGCAGTATACCAGAGTTCTTTCCTTACTGACTGATACGTGTCTGTTTCTTTTTGCATAAAGCTTAACTTTTATGCACACCACCCTTATGTAAGCCCTTACACAACGGCCGATCCAATTAATCATTTCATACAACGAAACGCATAAAATGGATTAAATTGTAAATTTATTTTGTTTTACAGTCCTTATATACCGTGATAAGCAAGCCTCTCATCTTCTAAGCTTATGTGAAACGAGTTTAGAGCGAGCATCGTCCATATTCATAGT
This genomic interval carries:
- a CDS encoding methyltransferase family protein — encoded protein: MIIIDVLFVLLTVLWISEFVMKRGKKSTESSSSEKRSFVWILSMISLAIVGSIIFSERNLFVFNESPFTELLGLLLYGSGIGLRYWGIQELGRFFSRNVIVEHKVDLVSSGPYRLLRHPLYTGLLLTLVGLPIYIGTWGGGILSFLLLVPALLYRIRIEERMLFDSVGETYHEWGKERYRLLPFIY